The window AATCAACCTCTGGTACTCGATTCACATGATAAACCTTCAACGGAGCCGTTACTCTAACCCTAGATCCTATCTTCGCCTTCGCTTCCTCCGATGATGACGACGGATTCGCGTCTACGTTCATCGAATCAGCGGATTTTGTTGCGACACCGCATCGAGGAGTTGTTCTTGAGGTTGAGCGTGTGATTCGAGACTGGGGAGTGAAGAGCGAGAGAGGTGCGACGATGCAAGATTTGAGAGACATGGGGGTGGTTGTGGTAGTAGCTAAAGTGGCGGAAGAGGAGAGACAGTCGTGAGAAGACGGAGGACGAACGGCGGCAGCGATCGCCGGTGACATAGCCATGGTGCCGCTGCTACTCATCTCAGTCTCAGATTAGAAAAATCGTCTTCGAAGAAGATTGGGCAAGTGAAAGACAACACTGTTAAGTGTTAACTgattcgctttttttttttttttttttgtctcggTTAGTTNTCAGTCTC is drawn from Camelina sativa cultivar DH55 chromosome 8, Cs, whole genome shotgun sequence and contains these coding sequences:
- the LOC104706646 gene encoding ferredoxin-thioredoxin reductase, variable chain-like, with protein sequence MSSSGTMAMSPAIAAAVRPPSSHDCLSSSATLATTTTTPMSLKSCIVAPLSLFTPQSRITRSTSRTTPRCGVATKSADSMNVDANPSSSSEEAKAKIGSRVRVTAPLKVYHVNRVPEVDLEGMEGKLKDYVSVWKGKRVSANLPYKVEFFIEVEGRSPVKFVSHLKDDEFEFIDQ